From Gigantopelta aegis isolate Gae_Host chromosome 11, Gae_host_genome, whole genome shotgun sequence, the proteins below share one genomic window:
- the LOC121385341 gene encoding palmitoyltransferase ZDHHC20-A-like produces the protein MSVFMRRNAYHQAMLRKRKDDNNSVKRSTARVAAEVGSQSKACWNVQGRLRKSSKRTKESTTSTDPLTRADSTGTANMEKTLWNRITRRLKSRSDSSSKDNKNRRSNILTPEGIESVAVPLFFFTIIATWLIGLVDVLPEIYEEYGSRVLMFQQVFVSVLFSEMMLNWFCIRYVDSSIRTVNGIKRAVRRVMPVKDDRMDSAQLGEQEEEDQSPFTVDSRGVRTYPYWSRSPCFKCDVIRPPRCHHCVLCNICVLKRDHHCFFAGSCIGWRNQRHFIVFCFWAALSCAYAFAHALYFIYYYLWYSISYMDFFVPVTALRCLLGYTSPKMTLYIAVTSFLIYFFIISSNFFIEHMELISAGKTTFEVDRVSERLQIKDTRSFFDKLKGVFGRNPLLNVIFPVHFVFPPLDDPIEWPCVKVHRQP, from the coding sequence ATGTCAGTGTTTATGAGACGGAATGCATACCACCAGGCAATGCTACGGAAACGAAAAGACGATAACAATTCTGTGAAAAGATCGACAGCGCGAGTAGCTGCCGAGGTAGGCAGTCAGAGCAAAGCGTGTTGGAACGTGCAGGGCCGGCTTCGAAAGTCTAGTAAGAGAACGAAGGAATCTACTACGAGCACAGATCCATTAACGAGGGCTGACAGCACAGGCACAGCTAACATGGAAAAGACGTTGTGGAACAGAATTACAAGGAGGCTGAAAAGTCGCAGCGATTCCAGTTCCAAGGATAACAAGAATCGACGGTCGAACATTCTCACTCCGGAAGGTATCGAGTCTGTAGCGGTTCCACTCTTTTTCTTTACGATTATCGCTACGTGGTTGATCGGCCTTGTCGACGTGCTGCCGGAAATTTATGAAGAGTACGGGTCACGTGTTCTGATGTTCCAGCAGGTGTTCGTGAGTGTGCTGTTCTCGGAGATGATGCTCAACTGGTTCTGTATTCGCTACGTGGATTCGTCCATCAGAACCGTAAATGGTATAAAACGCGCTGTGAGACGCGTAATGCCCGTGAAAGACGATCGGATGGATTCGGCACAACTCGGAgagcaagaagaagaagaccaATCTCCTTTCACCGTTGACTCGCGTGGCGTTAGGACGTATCCTTACTGGTCGAGATCGCCTTGTTTTAAATGTGACGTCATACGACCTCCTAGGTGTCACCACTGTGTTCTGTGCAATATATGTGTGTTAAAGAGAGATCACCATTGCTTTTTTGCCGGATCCTGCATCGGCTGGAGGAATCAGCgtcattttattgtgttttgtttctggGCGGCGCTTTCGTGTGCATACGCATTTGCGCATGCGCTGTACTTCATATATTATTACCTATGGTACAGTATTTCATACATGGACTTTTTCGTTCCGGTGACTGCATTAAGGTGTCTCCTAGGATACACGTCGCCTAAGATGACCTTGTACATTGCAGTGACGTCATTTCTGATTTATTTCTTCATCATCAGCTCAAATTTCTTTATCGAGCACATGGAACTGATCAGCGCTGGAAAAACCACATTCGAAGTTGACCGCGTCAGTGAACGGTTACAAATTAAAGACACGCGATCGTTTTTCGACAAACTGAAAGGCGTTTTCGGGAGGAATCCTCTGCTTAATGTGATTTTCCCGGTGCACTTCGTTTTCCCGCCACTTGACGATCCGATTGAATGGCCATGTGTCAAAGTTCACCGACAGCCTTga